A DNA window from Drosophila virilis strain 15010-1051.87 chromosome 4, Dvir_AGI_RSII-ME, whole genome shotgun sequence contains the following coding sequences:
- the LOC6627551 gene encoding protein-glucosylgalactosylhydroxylysine glucosidase, which translates to MMELCFVLLLGLIWSCGSDTPETYLLKTQSLPTDRNFMPSLSNGHLGYTVFGDAIFMNGVYNGAAGNSKRARIPNWINITAELCDRLSCQINNEATDISYEMDLRGGFFRHSRSFVSMGLTLEQRTYPHRYYNRALVYELLAFRHPTVPLNIEPQYLKLTQQPGNASSDFDFEVLSNGSNAAGDYRLMRGRTKVLELKQFQPYPHEIYVLFSEAMEQPLKLDWPIGQRELQHRVIISIDRQRSVALKELQDALQLSPGTLLKSHIRVWTDFWENQFSIELTGTALELSRIVNAGIFYLASSLPTLSSNQVNEPYFGLSPTGLARGNLEADYEGHNFWDTEIWMLPVITQFGFEYAKQLLGYRYNHLEGARYNAQTMGNKGARFPWESAYTGTEVINPCCPEIAEQEIHISPDISFALQKFFAQSNNYTWLCEQAWFIAAEVAEFLVSRSTCRQAPKICHFLNVMGPDEDHGRVDDNVYTNAVAKIALDFAVWTSGRCDNSSTYLIENWRNLRDNLVILHDEDLDYHPQHFGYKLNETVKQADTILLGYPLQFDTSLTHLNDLHYYSTVTRTNGPAMTWSMFAANYLSTTEDSRAHDFFARGYQSYVHTEFKVWSEVPIGYKGSANFLTGIGGFLQALIFGYGGLNFARVADTSQMQLTLPNVPPQVDQVLVKYIRFAQGKCSWNFQYNSSNVICTSPANQVFELIQGKQRRLLGNNFNVTLHRGDPPMYINVLN; encoded by the exons ATGATGgaattgtgttttgttttgttactCGGGCTCATCTGGAGCTGCGGCTCTGATACACCAGAAACTTACCTTCTAAAGACACAAAG CCTGCCGACAGATCGCAATTTTATGCCCAGCCTATCAAATGGCCATTTGGGCTATACGGTATTTGGCGATGCTATATTTATGAATGGCGTATACAATGGAGCTGCTGGAAACAGCAAAAGAGCACGAATTCCTAATTGGATAAATATAACTGCGGAGTTATGTGATCGACTTAGCTGCCAGATAAACAATGAGGCCACTGACATTAGCTATGAGATGGACCTGCGCGGCGGCTTCTTTCGACATAGCAGAAGTTTTGTATCCATGGGCCTAACTCTGGAACAACGAACCTATCCACATAGGTATTATAATCGGGCCCTGGTCTATGAACTGTTGGCCTTCAGGCATCCAACGGTTCCATTAAACATCG AGCCGCAGTATCTGAAGCTGACCCAACAGCCGGGCAACGCCAGTAGCGACTTTGACTTCGAGGTGCTCAGCAATGGCAGCAATGCTGCTGGAGATTATCGCCTTATGCGCGGACGCACCAAGGTGTTGGAGCTGAAACAATTTCAGCCATATCCTCACGAAATATATGTTCTGTTCAGCGAGGCAATGGAGCAGCCTCTTAAGCTGGATTGGCCAATCGGGCAGAGGGAGCTGCAGCATCGTGTCATCATTTCCATTGATCGCCAGCGAAGTGTGGCTCTCAAAGAGCTGCAGGATGCGCTTCAGCTAAGTCCTGGTACTTTGCTGAAAAGCCATATTCGAGTCTGGACTGATTTTTGGGAAAACCAGTTCTCCATTGAACTAACGGGCACTGCTTTGGAACTATCGCGCATTGTAAATGCGGGCATTTTCTATTTGGCCAGCTCTTTGCCAACGCTAAGCAGTAACCAGGTGAATGAGCCCTACTTTGGGCTGAGTCCCACGGGCCTGGCTCGCGGCAACTTGGAGGCGGACTATGAGGGTCATAACTTTTGGGACACGGAGATTTGGATGCTTCCCGTGATCACACAGTTTGGCTTTGAATATGCCAAACAGCTGCTCGGCTATCGCTATAATCATCTGGAAGGCGCCAGATACAACGCTCAAACGATGGGCAACAAAGGCGCCAG ATTTCCCTGGGAGAGCGCCTATACTGGCACGGAAGTTATCAATCCTTGTTGTCCCGAGATTGCGGAACAGGAaatacacatttctccagatATATCCTTTGCACTGCAAAAGTTTTTCGCCCAGTCCAATAACTATACATGGTTATGTGAGCAGGCTTGGTTCATAGCCGCTGAGGTGGCCGAGTTTCTGGTCAGTCGGTCCACGTGTAGGCAGGCACCAAAAATCTGTCATTTTTTGAATGTCATGGGACCGGACGAGGATCATGGCAGAGTCGATGACAATGTGTATACCAATGCGGTTGCCAAAATAGCATTGGACTTTGCCGTATGGACCAGCGGCAGgtgcgacaacagcagcacgtATCTAATCGAGAATTGGCGCAACCTCAGAGACAACCTGGTTATTCTACACGATGAAGATCTGGACTACCATCCGCAGCATTTTGGCTACAAGTTGAATGAGACAGTCAAGCAGGCGGACACAATACTACTTGGATATCCGCTGCAATTCGATACCAG TTTAACGCATTTGAATGATTTGCACTATTACTCGACGGTTACACGTACCAATGGACCGGCTATGACCTGGTCCATGTTTGCTGCCAATTATCTATCCACCACGGAGGATAGTCGCGCCCACGATTTCTTTGCCCGTGGTTACCAGAGCTATGTGCACACCGAGTTCAAGGTGTGGAGCGAGGTGCCCATTGGATATAAAGGCTCCGCCAACTTCCTAACTGGAATTGGCGGCTTTTTGCAAGCCCTCATCTTTGGCTATGGTGGGCTCAACTTTGCCCGTGTGGCTGACACATCACAAATGCAGCTTACTCTTCCTAATGTCCCTCCCCAAGTGGACCAAGTGCTGGTCAAATACATTCGATTTGCGCAGGGCAAATGCAGTTGGAATTTTCAATACAACAGCTCCAATGTGATTTGTACTTCTCCGGCGAATCAGGTCTTTGAACTAATCCAGGGCAAGCAACGGCGACTCTTGGGCAACAACTTTAATG TGACACTTCATAGGGGCGATCCGCCGATGTACATTAACGTGTTGAACTGA
- the LOC6627550 gene encoding U4/U6.U5 tri-snRNP-associated protein 1, translating into MGSSSGKKHKKDKKHSHRSRSHERQHRGPDEEVTLDLTDDSTSTRHKHHKHKKHKEHRHKHHKQKERERPSEVISLEESDSDSSDCVEVPIEQVARAKVREPPARERDPPTREREPLARERETLVREREQHAREREPPAREREPPARERELPVRERDHEITAPPPPQISKHVDYERERRRERETERERESRRRGVKDRERGRGSSRSQSPIASHQPHRQRSHSPKADNIASRKRGNREREPGRERERERARSRSHSPIPESGAGDVLSIAETNKLRAKLGLKPLEVETGPSKSAPSASSSSQPENKRSATDKDLSSYKDEWGEFLHKPADNIKEKKEAEKLREKLKQRKEKRFLEERLARIRTLGESDEETDNVSKWVDRNKRVVNQREEALRKAKELEELDEAFGVTDIIEQEKQKARQLAYGDRNLKGLRVEHDVDDFGEGRTVILTLKDQDVLNEEEGDTLVNVNMIDDERYKKNVANKKLNPLSYGYNVYEEQYDELGNPIERAILEKYDEDIEGQPQKRKNFLIGENMEEEREHKRKLLEIKTKLAGKRLETLQDTNIKLASDTFSVEELATFKKPKKKIKKLRQKLKAEDLEPIAELSGSSNLGSRQRSNRETDENVNMTDESKPQIKLEHDDDDDLERVLSKARKLKQKENIIKKHLPIDVTSITHNVKPEPVDDATDAGGVLLSSADGNIVLNATAEFCRTLGDIPTYGMAGNRNEDSNDMMDFDRAEALDEHMDANQEEPTLSHGTWNSVNPDEVMQPADLDNLGDDVEERAILDEEPDVGAGVANALRLALSKGYLEKEEKNRPSNTKMAHLQAKNYSIEDKAAGEDDKIGRRDRFHAGPIMEFKDKETFKPNVKLDYIDDNGRILNLKEAFRYLSHKFHGKGPGKNKIEKRLKKMEQDGLMKTMSSTDTPLCTLTMLQQKQKETKTPYVVLSGSNKTTAGISGASISKFK; encoded by the exons ATGGGTTCTTCGTCTGGAAAGAAACATAAGAAGGACAAAAAACATAGTCATCGCTCGCGCTCACATGAACGGCAACACCGCGGACCGGATGAGGAGGTAACTCTGGATCTCACAGACGACTCGACGTCGACGCGACACAAACACCACAAGCACAAGAAGCACAAGGAACATCGCCATAAGCACCACAAGCAAAAGGAGCGAGAGCGACCCAGCGAGGTCATATCTCTCGAGGAGTCGGACTCGGACA GTTCTGACTGCGTGGAGGTGCCGATCGAACAAGTTGCCCGGGCGAAGGTACGTGAACCGCCAGCGAGGGAACGAGATCCGCCAACTCGGGAAAGAGAACCATTGGCACGGGAGCGTGAGACACTTGTACGAGAGCGGGAACAACATGCTCGAGAACGGGAGCCACCTGCTCGGGAGCGGGAGCCACCTGCTCGGGAGCGTGAGCTACCAGTTCGAGAACGTGATCATGAAATAACAGCCCCACCACCACCGCAAATATCGAAGCATGTGGATTACGAGCGCGAGCGACGACGAGAGCGTGAAACCGAACGTGAACGCGAATCACGTAGACGAGGAGTGAAAGATCGTGAACGTGGCCGCGGAAGTTCTCGGTCACAATCACCAATAGCAAGCCACCAACCGCATCGGCAACGTTCGCACTCGCCAAAAGCAGACAATATCGCTAGCCGTAAACGTGGCAATAGAGAGCGAGAGCCAGGACGTGAACGGGAGCGCGAACGTGCCCGCTCACGAAGCCACTCGCCCATACCGGAAAGCGGTGCTGGTGATGTACTCTCCATTGCAGAGACAAACAAATTGCGTGCTAAGCTTGGCTTGAAGCCACTTGAAGTGGAAACTGGGCCAAGCAAATCAGCGCCATCCGCCAGCAGTAGTAGTCAACCGGAAAACAAAAGGTCTGCCACCGATAAGGATCTCTCTTCGTACAAGGATGAATGGGGCGAGTTCTTGCATAAGCCAGCAGataatattaaagaaaaaaaggagGCCGAAAAACTACGCGAAAAGCTTAAGCAACGCAAAGAGAAGCGTTTCCTCGAAGAACGCTTGGCACGCATTCGCACGCTTGGCGAATCGGATGAGGAAACAGACAATGTCTCCAAGTGGGTGGATCGCAACAAGCGTGTTGTTAATCAGCGTGAAGAGGCGCTGCGCAAA GCCAAAGAGTTGGAGGAACTTGATGAGGCGTTTGGTGTTACCGATATAATAGAACAGGAAAAGCAAAAGGCTCGTCAATTGGCCTATGGTGATCGCAATTTGAAGGGCTTACGTGTTGAGCATGACGTGGATGACTTTGGTGAGGGCCGAACAGTTATTCTAACGCTCAAAGATCAGGACGTACTCAACGAGGAGGAGGGTGACACTTTGGTTAATGTCAATATGATTGATGATGAGCGCTACAAGAAAAATGTGGCAAACAAAAAGCTCAATCCGCTAAGCTATGGCTATAATGTCTATGAAGAGCAATACGATGAGCTTGGAAATCCAATTGAGCGTGCCATACTCGAGAAATACGATGAAGATATCGAGGGGCAGCCCCAGAAGCGAAAGAACTTTTTGATTGGCGAAAACATGGAAGAGGAGCGTGAGCATAAGCGAAAGCTATTAGAAATTAAGACCAAATTAGCTGGTAAACGTTTGGAAACGTTGCAGGATACGAATATCAAATTAGCATCAGATACTTTCAGTGTCGAGGAGCTGGCGAC CTTTAAAAAGCCAAAGAAGAAAATTAAGAAACTGCGCCAGAAGCTAAAAGCCGAGGATTTGGAACCAATTGCGGAGTTGTCGGGCTCTTCAAATCTAGGCAGCCGTCAAAGAAGTAACCGCGAAACCGACGAAAATGTAAATATGACAGATGAGTCGAAGCCACAAATCAAGCTGGAacatgacgatgatgatgatttggaGCGCGTACTGTCTAAGGCTCGCAAACTTAAGCAAAAGGAAAACATTATCAAGAAACATCTGCCCATCGATGTGACATCCATTACGCACAACGTTAAACCTGAGCCGGTGGATGATGCTACCGACGCTGGCGGTGTCCTGCTTAGCAGCGCCGATGGCAATATTGTGCTCAATGCCACTGCGGAGTTCTGTCGCACGCTGGGCGATATACCCACCTATGGCATGGCTGGAAATCGCAATGAGGACTCCAATGATATGATGGACTTTGACAGAGCAGAGGCGTTGGATGAACATATGGATGCCAATCAGGAGGAACCAACCTTAAGTCATGGCACATGGAATTCGGTTAATCCTGATGAAGTGATGCAGCCCGCTGATTTAGATAATTTGGGCGATGACGTCGAGGAGAGAGCTATATTAGATGAGGAGCCCGACGTGGGCGCAGGCGTGGCAAATGCACTGCGCCTGGCCCTATCCAAAGGCTATTTGGAAAAGGAAGAGAAAAATCGACCGAGTAATACAAAAATGGCGCATCTGCAGGCAAAGAACTATTCCATTGAGGACAAAGCTGCTGG TGAGGATGACAAAATCGGACGTCGTGATCGTTTCCACGCTGGTCCCATTATGGAATTTAAGGACAAAGAAACATTCAAGCCCAATGTCAAACTTGATTATATTGATGATAATGGTCGAATCCTGAACCTTAAAGAGGCTTTCCGCTATTTGTCGCACAAGTTCCATGGCAAGGGACCTGGTAAAAATAAGATTGAGAAGCGTCTCAAGAAAATGGAGCAAGATGGC CTAATGAAAACAATGAGCTCCACGGACACGCCACTTTGCACATTAACAATGCTTCAGCAGAAGCAAAAGGAAACCAAAACACCATACGTGGTGCTTAGTGGTAGCAACAAAACTACCGCTGGCATTAGTGGCGCCTCAATATCCAAGTTTAAGTAA
- the escl gene encoding polycomb protein esc: protein MENSSSESKEEQSVNGDALTDEATPEIANTAALAGTGVDIEDTLSVDSASVFSTTTTTTRSKSKSPNTRKLKRLCRRIKAPKMVQPLYKYSYHIREDHNHQIFGVQFNPYLDRSQSVFATVGKDRVSIYECVKNNMEAVSDDSDSIRLLQVYADPDTDESFYTCAWSYDSTNGDPVLAAAGYRGVIRIFNIIKHQCSKNYIGHGHAINELKFHPVLPQLLLSGSKDHSLRLWNIQTDVCVAVFGGVEGHRDEVLSIDFDLRGDRIMSSGMDHSLKLWRLNKPAIKEAIELSSSFNASKNTAPFPTIKEHFPDFSTRDIHRNYVDCVQWFGDFVFSKSCENSIVCWKPGKLFAQRHEIKPQDSTTVLHHFDYKMCEIWFVRFAFNAWQKVLALGNQLGTTFVWELDSNDPNLTKCSQLMHPKCVSTIRQTSFSKDGSILICVCDDSTVWRWDRIN, encoded by the exons ATGGAAAATAGTTCTAGCGAAAGTAAAGAGGAACAATCGGTAAATGGCGATGCCCTTACAGACGAGGCAACGCCGGAAATAGCCAATACGGCTGCACTTGCCGGCACCGGTGTCGATATTGAGGACACACTCTCGGTGGATTCTGCTAGCGTCTTTagcacaacgacaacaacaacgcgcaGCAAGAGCAAGTCGCCAAATACGCGAAAGCTGAAAAGGCTGTGCCGGCGTATCAAGGCGCCTAAAATGGTGCAACCTCTGTACAAGTATAG CTATCACATCCGCGAGGACCACAATCATCAAATCTTTGGCGTACAATTCAATCCCTATCTGGATAGAAGCCAATCCGTGTTTGCAACTGTTGGCAAAGATCGCGTGTCTATCTACGAATGCGTCAAGAACAACATGGAAGCTGTGTCCGACGACAGTGACAGCATACGATTGCTGCAGGTCTACGCAGATCCGGAC ACTGATGAAAGTTTTTACACTTGTGCTTGGTCCTATGATTCAACTAACGGAGACCCGGTACTGGCTGCAGCTGGTTATCGTGGCGTCATACGAATTTTCAACATCATCAAACATCAGTGCTCAAAGAATTACATTGGCCACGGACATGCCATAAACGAGCTGAAGTTCCATCCGgtgctgccgcagctgctgctctccgGCAGCAAGGATCACTCGCTGCGCTTGTGGAATATACAGACAGATGTTTGCGTAGCAGTGTTTGGCGGCGTTGAGGGTCATCGTGACGAGGTGCTATCAATAGACTTTGATTTACGCGGTGATCGCATCATGTCCAGCGGAATGGATCATTCACTCAAGCTCTGGCGGCTTAATAAGCCCGCTATTAAGGAGGCTATTGAACTGAGTTCAAGTTTTAATGCCAGCAAAAATACGGCTCCGTTTCCCACAATCAAGGAACATTTTCCTGACTTCTCTACGCGCGACATTCATCGCAACTATGTTGATTGCGTCCAATGGTTCGGCGACTTTGTCTTTTCCAAGTCGTGCGAAAATTCAATTGTGTGCTGGAAACCAGGCAAGCTGTTCGCACAGCGTCACGAAATCAAGCCGCAGGACTCAACCACTGTTCTCCATCATTTTGACTACAAAATGTGCGAGATTTGGTTTGTGCGTTTCGCCTTTAATGCCTGGCAAAAAGTGCTGGCACTTGGCAATCAGCTGGGCACAACATTTGTCTGGGAGCTGGACTCCAATGATCCAAATTTGACTAAATGCAGCCAACTTATGCATCCCAAATGCGTATCCACCATAAGACAAACTTCCTTTTCCAAGGATGGCTCCATTCTGATATGCGTGTGCGATGACAGCACCGTTTGGCGCTGGGACCGAATTAATTAA